A part of Melospiza georgiana isolate bMelGeo1 chromosome 16, bMelGeo1.pri, whole genome shotgun sequence genomic DNA contains:
- the BMERB1 gene encoding bMERB domain-containing protein 1 isoform X3, which yields MAGALLRGVRRFPWLCNVLLYGGLFAAGDAAQQLLRGQPPDWAQTRRVALVALAFHGNFSYVWLRALERALPGRRPPAVLGKVLCDQLLGAPVAVLAFYTGMSILQRKEDIFSDCKKKFWNTYKTGLMYWPFVQLSNFILIPVHLRTAYTGLCGFVWASFICFSQQSGDGTAKSAFMWLQGEKVNADEESSDK from the exons ATGGCCGGGGCGCTGCTGCGCGGGGTGCGGCGCTTCCCGTGGCTGTGCAACGTGCTGCTCTACGGGGGGCTGTTCGCGGCGGGGGACGCGGCGCAGCAGCTGCTGCGGGGACAGCCGCCCGACTGGGCGCAGACGCGCCGCGTGGCGCTGGTGGCCCTGGCCTTCCACGGCAACTTCAGCTACGTGTGGCTGCGGGCGCTAGAGCGGGCGCTGCccggccgccgcccgcccgccgtgCTGGGCAAGGTGCTCTGCGATCAGCTCCTGGGCGCGCCCGTCGCCGTCCTCGCCTTCTACACGG GTATGAGCATCCTTCAGAGGAAAGAGGACATCTTTTCAGactgtaaaaagaaattttggaataCATATAAG acAGGACTGATGTACTGGCCTTTTGTGCAG CTGTCAAACTTCATTCTGATCCCAGTTCACCTGAGAACAGCTTACACCGGCCTCTGTGGCTTTGTCTGGGCTTCCTTCatttgcttttcccagcagagtGGAGATGGCACAGCAAAGTCAGCGTTCATGTGGCTCCAAGGAGAGAAGGTCAATGCAGATGAAGAATCATCAGACAAATAA